One region of Mus pahari chromosome 16, PAHARI_EIJ_v1.1, whole genome shotgun sequence genomic DNA includes:
- the LOC110334099 gene encoding olfactory receptor 2B2, with translation MMIILVSRLDSKLHTPMYFFLTNLSLLDLCYTTSTVPQMLINICSTRKVISYGGCVAQLFIFLALGSTECFLLGVMSFDRFVAICRPLHYSVIMHQRRCLQLAAACWISGFSNSVLQSTWTLQMPLCGHKEVDHFFCEVPALLKLSCVDTTAXEXXXXFXSVXXLLIPVXLILISYAFIVRAVLRIRSAEGRRKAFGTCGSHLIVVVLFYGTAIYMYLQPPSPTSKDRGKMVSLFYGIITPMLNPLIYTLRNKEVKGAFKRLMTRIILSRK, from the coding sequence ATGATGATCATTCTTGTGTCCCGCCTGGATTCCAAACTCCACACCCCTATGTACTTTTTCCTCACTAACCTGTCCCTGCTGGACCTGTGCTACACCACAAGCACAGTCCCACAGATGCTCATCAACATATGCAGCACCCGGAAGGTGATCAGCTATGGTGGCTGTGTGGCCCAGCTTTTCATTTTCCTGGCCTTGGGATCCACAGAATGCTTTCTCCTGGGTGTCATGTCCTTTGACAGGTTTGTAGCCATCTGTCGGCCTCTCCACTACTCAGTCATCATGCACCAGAGGCGCTGTCTCCAGTTGGCAGCTGCATGTTGGATCAGTGGCTTCAGCAACTCAGTATTACAGTCTACATGGACGCTTCAGATGCCACTGTGTGGTCACAAGGAAGTGGACCATTTCTTCTGCGAAGTCCCTGCCCTGCTCAAATTGTCCTGTGTGGATACGACAGCNANNGAANNNGANCNNTTNTTCATNAGTGTNNTNTTNCTTTTAATACCTGTGANTCTCATCCTCATATCATATGCTTTTATTGTCCGGGCAGTGTTGAGAATAAGATCAGCTGAAGGTCGGCGAAAGGCATTTGGGACATGTGGCTCCCACCTCATCGTGGTGGTCCTTTTCTATGGCACTGCCATCTACATGTATCTGCAGCCACCATCCCCTACTTCCAAGGACCGGGGGAAAATGGTGTCTCTCTTTTATGGGATCATCACACCCATGCTGAACCCCCTCATCTACACACTCAGGAACAAAGAGGTAAAGGGNGCGTTCAAGAGGTTGATGACAAGGATCATCCTGAGTAGAAAATAA